A window of the Cystobacter fuscus genome harbors these coding sequences:
- a CDS encoding glycoside hydrolase family 6 protein, with protein sequence MQQTHSNTRSQALRSLPFLLLALCGGVASAETHVDNPFAGASAYINPDYAAQVDSSIAKTTDSTLAAKMRTVKKYPTSVWLDRIVAIHGGSANGGRKSLRDHLDLALAQKKAGQPITASFVIYDMPGRDCHALASNGELPLTAEGLQRYKTEYIDPITTIFADPKYQDVRIVTALEPDGLPNLVTNLSDPACAQAHSTGIYVAAAQYAMNKLHAIPNVYIYMDLGHSGWLGWDDNRQKTIALYTSVVGATTAGLSSVDGFVTNTANYTPLAEPNLVDPNVTVGGQPLRSAKYYEWNPNFDETDFAASLYTGFTSAGWPASIGFLIDTSRNGWGGPNRPTGAYGTTVDTYADSGRIDRRAHRGLWCNQAGTGMGQPPQSTPAGYGGSHLDAFVWVKPPGDSDGASKYIPNNEGKGADPMCDPDFTTQYTTKTNALPNAPLSGHWFHEQFTMLVQNAYPAIPQTAGDNDPALPPTSLTATPGNKQVTISWSGSLGATSYTVKRGSASTGPFATVASVTGTTYSNTGLTNGTTYYFVVSASNANGESANSSPVSATPAEQVLAAPSSLTATAAGSSQISLSWTGSANATGYNIYRSTSPSVAITAANRVGTSSTTSSTQTGLLPSTTYYYKVTAFNAALESAGSNEASATTQAASVGAFSVLYRDGNNNSPITNQFRPHLRVKNGGTTSVSLADIKVRYYISLDGAAALQINCDWALLGCSSMSFQSGQLSAPRPGATHYLEVSFLSGTLAAGQDTGDIQLRVNNTSWSNFNEADDYSYKAGQTAYGDNSNITVYRNGTLAGGLEP encoded by the coding sequence ATGCAACAAACGCATTCCAACACCCGCAGCCAGGCGCTGAGGTCCCTACCATTCCTGCTGCTGGCACTCTGTGGAGGAGTCGCCTCCGCGGAAACGCATGTGGACAATCCGTTCGCGGGCGCGAGCGCATACATCAATCCCGACTACGCGGCGCAGGTCGACAGCTCGATCGCCAAGACGACCGACAGCACGCTGGCCGCGAAGATGCGCACGGTCAAAAAGTATCCGACCTCGGTCTGGCTGGACCGCATCGTGGCGATTCACGGCGGCAGCGCGAACGGCGGCCGCAAGAGCCTGCGTGACCACCTCGACCTGGCGCTGGCCCAGAAGAAGGCCGGCCAGCCCATCACCGCGAGCTTCGTCATCTACGACATGCCAGGGCGCGACTGCCATGCGCTGGCGTCCAACGGCGAGCTGCCGCTGACGGCGGAGGGCCTGCAGCGCTACAAGACGGAGTACATCGATCCCATCACGACCATCTTCGCCGATCCGAAGTACCAGGACGTCCGGATCGTCACGGCCCTCGAGCCGGACGGCCTGCCCAACCTGGTGACCAACCTGAGCGACCCGGCGTGCGCCCAGGCCCACTCCACCGGCATCTACGTGGCGGCCGCGCAGTACGCCATGAACAAGCTGCACGCCATCCCGAACGTCTACATCTACATGGACCTCGGCCACTCGGGGTGGCTGGGCTGGGACGACAACCGTCAGAAGACCATCGCGCTCTACACCTCCGTGGTGGGCGCGACGACGGCGGGGCTGTCCAGCGTGGATGGCTTCGTGACCAACACGGCCAACTACACGCCGCTCGCGGAGCCGAACCTGGTGGACCCGAACGTGACCGTGGGCGGGCAGCCGCTCCGGTCGGCGAAGTACTACGAGTGGAACCCCAACTTCGACGAGACCGACTTCGCGGCCTCCCTCTACACCGGCTTCACGTCCGCGGGCTGGCCGGCCAGCATCGGCTTCCTCATCGACACCTCGCGCAACGGCTGGGGTGGACCCAACCGGCCGACGGGCGCCTACGGCACCACGGTCGACACGTACGCCGACTCCGGCCGCATCGACCGGCGCGCCCACCGCGGCCTCTGGTGCAACCAGGCCGGGACTGGCATGGGGCAGCCGCCCCAGTCGACTCCGGCGGGCTATGGCGGTTCTCACCTGGATGCCTTCGTCTGGGTCAAGCCGCCGGGCGATTCGGACGGCGCGAGCAAGTACATCCCGAACAACGAGGGCAAGGGCGCCGACCCGATGTGCGACCCGGACTTCACCACGCAGTACACCACGAAGACCAACGCCCTGCCGAACGCGCCGCTGTCCGGCCACTGGTTCCACGAGCAGTTCACGATGCTGGTGCAGAACGCGTATCCGGCCATCCCGCAGACCGCCGGAGACAATGACCCGGCCCTTCCGCCCACGAGCCTGACGGCCACCCCGGGCAACAAGCAGGTGACGATCAGCTGGAGCGGTTCGCTCGGCGCGACGAGCTACACCGTCAAGCGGGGCAGCGCCAGCACCGGACCGTTCGCCACGGTGGCCTCCGTCACGGGGACGACCTACAGCAATACCGGACTGACCAATGGCACGACCTATTACTTCGTGGTCAGCGCGTCCAACGCCAACGGTGAGAGCGCCAACAGCAGCCCGGTCTCCGCGACTCCGGCCGAGCAGGTCCTGGCCGCGCCCTCCAGCCTGACCGCGACGGCGGCCGGCTCCAGCCAGATCTCCCTGAGCTGGACGGGCTCCGCCAACGCCACCGGCTACAACATCTATCGCTCCACCTCGCCGAGCGTGGCCATCACCGCGGCCAACCGGGTGGGCACCAGCTCCACCACCAGCTCCACCCAGACGGGCCTGCTGCCCAGCACGACCTACTACTACAAGGTGACGGCCTTCAACGCCGCCCTCGAGTCCGCCGGTTCCAACGAGGCCTCCGCCACGACGCAGGCCGCCAGCGTGGGCGCCTTCTCCGTCCTCTACCGCGACGGGAACAACAACTCCCCGATCACCAACCAGTTCCGCCCCCACCTCCGGGTGAAGAACGGCGGCACCACGTCGGTCAGCCTGGCGGACATCAAGGTCCGCTACTACATCTCGCTGGACGGCGCTGCCGCCCTCCAGATCAACTGCGATTGGGCCCTCCTGGGCTGCTCGAGCATGAGCTTCCAGTCCGGGCAGCTCTCCGCTCCGCGGCCTGGCGCCACCCACTACCTCGAGGTCAGCTTCCTCAGCGGCACCCTGGCGGCGGGCCAGGACACGGGTGACATCCAGCTGCGCGTGAACAACACGTCCTGGTCGAACTTCAACGAGGCGGATGACTACTCGTACAAGGCCGGGCAGACGGCCTATGGCGACAACAGCAACATCACCGTCTACCGCAACGGCACGCTGGCGGGTGGTCTCGAGCCGTAG
- a CDS encoding glycosyl hydrolase family 8, with amino-acid sequence MSVSAGTAAADSATADFYWKWKSRYVVAGCHAGDYRIKASTGDGAYVVSEGQGYGMLIAVMMAGQDPQAQTIFDGLHRYNLRHPSQNNPDLLAWAQDANCNDILDHDSATDGDLDIAYALLLAHKQWGSNGSINYAAEATRVLNAIAQSNINPTTRLVNLGDWASLLKQDAPDYYYATRSSDWMLGHFRGFIGHASTDWSQVLSAHQTVLEKMQTTYASATGLVPDFIINANTTPRPAPAEFLEAPYDGSYSWNACRVPWRIGIDAAISGDTRSRNAASLISRWIRGKTGGKPNSIRAGYQLNGTALESYNDMVFMAPFAVAATVDSGGQAWLDSLWNQIVSTAPTEDYYGDTIKLLAMLSVSRNWMTP; translated from the coding sequence TTGAGCGTTTCGGCCGGCACGGCCGCGGCCGACAGCGCGACGGCTGACTTCTATTGGAAGTGGAAGAGCCGCTACGTCGTCGCCGGGTGCCACGCGGGCGACTACCGCATCAAGGCCAGCACGGGTGACGGCGCCTATGTCGTGTCCGAGGGCCAGGGCTACGGCATGCTGATCGCCGTGATGATGGCCGGGCAGGACCCGCAGGCCCAGACCATCTTCGATGGCTTGCACCGCTACAACCTCCGGCATCCCAGCCAGAACAATCCCGACCTGCTGGCCTGGGCGCAGGATGCCAACTGCAACGACATCCTCGATCACGACTCGGCCACCGATGGCGATCTCGACATCGCCTACGCGCTGCTGCTCGCGCACAAGCAGTGGGGCTCCAACGGTTCCATCAACTACGCGGCCGAAGCCACGCGCGTGCTCAACGCGATCGCGCAGAGCAACATCAACCCGACCACGCGACTGGTCAATCTCGGCGACTGGGCCAGCCTGCTGAAGCAGGATGCTCCGGACTATTACTACGCCACGCGCAGCTCCGACTGGATGCTCGGCCACTTCCGCGGCTTCATCGGCCACGCCAGCACCGACTGGTCGCAGGTGCTGAGCGCGCATCAGACGGTGCTCGAGAAGATGCAGACCACCTACGCCAGCGCGACCGGCCTGGTGCCCGACTTCATCATCAACGCGAACACCACGCCTCGCCCCGCGCCCGCCGAGTTCCTCGAGGCTCCGTACGACGGCAGCTACTCCTGGAATGCGTGCCGCGTGCCGTGGCGCATCGGCATCGACGCGGCCATCAGCGGCGACACCCGCTCGCGCAACGCGGCCAGCCTGATCAGCCGTTGGATTCGCGGCAAGACCGGAGGCAAGCCGAACAGCATCCGCGCCGGCTACCAACTCAACGGCACCGCGCTCGAGTCCTACAACGACATGGTCTTCATGGCGCCGTTCGCCGTCGCGGCCACCGTGGACTCCGGCGGCCAGGCGTGGCTGGACAGCTTGTGGAACCAGATCGTCTCCACCGCCCCCACCGAGGACTACTACGGCGACACGATCAAGCTGCTGGCCATGCTGAGCGTCTCGCGCAACTGGATGACGCCGTAG